The Sphingopyxis fribergensis genome contains a region encoding:
- a CDS encoding DUF1153 domain-containing protein: MLEDKTRPTSVAGPLGPVTIGDLPSTSTTYWVARRKAELLAAIDGGLIEIEVACETYRLSREELAAWRHARDRAGVPGLRINRIRPHRDQRIG; encoded by the coding sequence GTGCTCGAAGATAAGACAAGGCCGACATCGGTCGCCGGTCCGCTCGGGCCGGTTACGATTGGCGACCTGCCATCCACGTCGACGACTTACTGGGTCGCGCGGCGCAAGGCCGAACTTCTGGCCGCGATTGACGGTGGGCTGATCGAGATCGAAGTCGCCTGCGAGACATACCGGCTCAGCCGCGAGGAGCTTGCTGCCTGGCGGCACGCGCGCGATCGCGCTGGCGTACCGGGTCTTCGCATAAACAGAATAAGACCGCATCGAGATCAACGTATCGGATAA